A genomic region of Acipenser ruthenus chromosome 9, fAciRut3.2 maternal haplotype, whole genome shotgun sequence contains the following coding sequences:
- the LOC117406883 gene encoding large ribosomal subunit protein eL21: protein MTNTRGKRRGTRYMFSRPFRKHGPVPLSTYMRIYKKGDIVDIKGMGTIQKGMPHKCYHGKTGRIYNVTQHAVGIIVNKQIKGKILAKRINVRIEHIKHSKSRDSFLQRVKANEKKKIEAKKNGTWVDLKRQPAAPSEAHFVSTKGNVPQLLEPIPYEFMA from the exons ATGACGAACACCAGGGGTAAGAGGAGGGGGACGAGGTACATGTTCTCCAGGCCCTTCCGCAAGCATG GGCCTGTTCCACTGTCCACTTACATGCGCATCTACAAGAAAGGAGATATCGTTGATATTAAG GGCATGGGAACTATTCAAAAGGGCATGCCCCACAAGTGCTACCATGGCAAGACTGGTAGGATTTACAATGTCACCCAGCATGCTGTAGGCATCATTGTCAACAAGCAGATCAA AGGGAAGATCCTTGCCAAGAGAATCAATGTGCGTATCGAGCACATCAAGCACTCGAAGAGCAGAGACAGCTTCCTGCAGCGCGTGAAGGCCAACGAGAAGAAGAAGATCGAGGCTAAGAAGAACGGCACCTGGGTTGACCTGAAACGCCAG CCTGCAGCTCCAAGTGAGGCCCACTTCGTCAGCACCAAGGGCAATGTACCGCAACTTCTGGAGCCCATCCCATACGAGTTCATGGCGTAA
- the LOC117405089 gene encoding ras-like protein family member 11A codes for MRLLNMSNNFLLAPIPESPDYIINRDIKIAVLGSAGVGKTAMIVRFLTKRFIGDYESNTGNLYSRLVQLEGDQLSIQIQDTPCIQVNGEGVRLPDLASRCIHWADGFILVYSITQDSSHKAIHSLHQHIRKAHPDTKPPVIIVGNKSDLLHARQVQTSEGIQLASELGAAFLEISTSENYEDVSDVFQHLCKEVSKLNSHYINGEKRRGSLIPRPKSPNMQDLKRRFKQALSSKAK; via the exons ATGCGTCTTCTGAACATGTCAAACAACTTCTTACTTGCGCCCATTCCAGAATCTCCGGATTATATTATCAACCGGGATATCAAAATCGCAGTGCTGGGCTCTGCGGGAGTAGGAAAAACCG CTATGATTGTGCGATTCCTTACCAAGAGGTTTATCGGGGATTACGAGTCTAACACAG gtAACCTGTATTCAAGGCTCGTTCAGCTTGAAGGAGATCAGCTTTCAATTCAAATACAAGACACGCCATGCATCCAG GTTAACGGAGAAGGGGTTCGACTCCCGGACCTCGCCTCCCGGTGTATCCACTGGGCAGACGGGTTCATCCTGGTCTATTCAATCACACAGGACAGCAGCCACAAAGCCATCCATTCGCTGCACCAGCACATCCGCAAAGCGCACCCGGACACCAAGCCGCCAGTGATCATCGTCGGTAACAAGAGCGACCTTCTCCACGCCAGGCAGGTCCAGACGAGCGAAGGGATCCAGCTGGCCAGCGAGCTGGGAGCAGCGTTCCTGGAAATCTCCACCAGCGAGAACTACGAGGACGTCAGCGATGTGTTTCAGCATCTCTGCAAAGAGGTGAGCAAGCTGAACTCGCACTACATCAACGGCGAGAAGCGAAGAGGCTCCCTCATCCCCCGGCCAAAATCACCCAACATGCAAGACCTCAAGCGGCGCTTTAAACAAGCGCTCTCCTCCAAagcgaaataa